The proteins below are encoded in one region of Opisthocomus hoazin isolate bOpiHoa1 chromosome 26, bOpiHoa1.hap1, whole genome shotgun sequence:
- the THRA gene encoding thyroid hormone receptor alpha, translating into MERKPGALPPLSEPEDTRWLDGKRKRKSSQCLVKSSMSGYIPSYLDKDEQCVVCGDKATGYHYRCITCEGCKGFFRRTIQKNLHPTYSCKYDGCCVIDKITRNQCQLCRFKKCIAVGMAMDLVLDDSKRVAKRKLIEENRERRRKEEMIKSLQHRPSPSAQEWELIHVVTEAHRSTNAQGSHWKQKRKFLPEDIGQSPMASMPDGDKVDLEAFSEFTKIITPAITRVVDFAKKLPMFSELPCEDQIILLKGCCMEIMSLRAAVRYDPESETLTLSGEMAVKREQLKNGGLGVVSDAIFDLGKSLSAFNLDDTEVALLQAVLLMSSDRTGLICVEKIEKCQETYLLAFEHYINYRQHNIPHFWPKLLMKVTDLRMIGACHASRFLHMKVECPTELFPPLFLEVFEDQEV; encoded by the exons ATGGAACGGAAGCCCGGCGCCCTGCCCCCGCTGTCGGAGCCAGAGGACACCCG gtggCTGGATGGCAAGCGCAAAAGAAAGAGCAGCCAATGTTTGGTGAAGAGCAGCATGTCAG GGTACATCCCGAGCTACCTGGACAAGGATGAGCAGTGCGTGGTGTGCGGGGACAAGGCCACCGGGTACCACTACCGCTGCATCACCTGCGAGGGCTGCAAG GGCTTCTTCCGCCGGACCATCCAGAAGAACCTGCACCCCACCTACTCCTGCAAGTACGATGGCTGCTGCGTCATCGACAAGATCACCCGCAACCAGTGCCAGCTCTGCCGCTTCAAGAAGTGCATCGCCGTGGGCATGGCCATGGACC TGGTGCTGGACGACTCGAAGCGCGTGGCGAAGCGGAAGCTGATCGAGGAGAACCGGGAGCGGCGGCGCAAGGAGGAGATGATCAAATCGCTGCAGCAccgccccagccccagcgcccagGAGTGGGAGCTGATCCACGTGGTGACCGAAGCCCACCGCAGCACCAACGCCCAGGGCAGCCACTGGAAGCAGAAGCGGAAATTCCTG CCCGAGGACATCGGCCAGTCGCCCATGGCCTCCATGCCCGACGGGGACAAAGTCGACCTGGAGGCGTTCAGCGAGTTTACAAAAATCATCACCCCGGCCATCACCCGCGTGGTCGACTTTGCCAAAAAACTGCCCATGTTTTCGGAG ctgccttgCGAAGACCAGATCATCCTGCTGAAGGGCTGCTGCATGGAGATCATGTCGCTGCGGGCGGCCGTGCGCTACGACCCCGAGAGCGAGACGCTGACGCTCAGCGGGGAGATGGCCGTCAAGCGCGAGCAGCTCAAGAACGGCGGCCTCGGCGTCGTCTCCGACGCCATCTTCGACCTGGGCAAGTCCCTCTCTGCCTTCAACCTGGACGACACCGAGGTGGCCCTGCTCCAGGCCGTGCTGCTCATGTCCTCAG ACCGGACGGGGCTGATCTGCGTGGAGAAGATCGAGAAGTGCCAGGAGACGTACCTGCTGGCCTTCGAGCACTACATCAACTACCGGCAGCACAACATTCCCCACTTCTGGCCCAAGCTGCTGATGAAGGTGACGGACCTGCGGATGATCGGCGCCTGCCACGCCAGCCGCTTCCTGCACATGAAGGTGGAGTGCCCCACCGAGCTCTTCCCCCCCCTCTTCCTCGAGGTCTTCGAGGACCAGGAGGTGTAG
- the NR1D1 gene encoding LOW QUALITY PROTEIN: nuclear receptor subfamily 1 group D member 1 (The sequence of the model RefSeq protein was modified relative to this genomic sequence to represent the inferred CDS: deleted 1 base in 1 codon; substituted 2 bases at 2 genomic stop codons), translating into MAAPEAGSTGGVISYVGSRAASPGPVPLCSDSSQAACQPFPTYFPPSPTGSLQDSRAYGGGSLAPREDGSPSSSSSSSSSSSSYGSSGSFPGLQQVPADERRRGSPSKAGSSVTKLNGMVLLCKVCGDVASGFHYGVHACEGCKGFFRRSIQQNIQYKKCLKNENCSIVRINRNRCQQCRFKKCLLVGMSRDAVRFGRIPKREKQRMLAEMQSAMGAMASVAPVMPGPGEAPAPGGGRAPLPGPPPLPPPACFSQFPQQLTPPRSPSPGGATEDVIAQVAKAHKEIFVYAHDKLGPPPALRQRPPALGRAPRLGPRPPRAPALPPRLPRPPGAGLPLAPRHQGRLAGERRGISRSPGIFSRXSRXSPRGGAGGAPRCRAEPCRHPQACPMNSHPPGRSGRSVQEIWEDFSLSFTPAVREVVEFAKHIPGFQALSQHDQVTLLKAGTFEVLMVRFASLFDVKEQTVTFMSRTKYSLEELWGMGMGDLLGSMFEFSEKLSALDLTDEELGLFTAVVLVSADRSGMEDTASVEQLQETLIRALRALVLKTRPAETSRFTKLLLKLPDLRTLNNLHSEKLLSFRIDAQ; encoded by the exons atGGCCGCCCCCGAGGCCGGCAGCACAG GCGGCGTGATCAGCTACGTGGGCTCCCGCGCCGCCtcgcccggccccgtcccgctcTGCAGCGACAGCTCCCAGGCCGCCTGCCAGCCCTTCCCCACCTACTTCCCCCCCTCGCCCACCGGCTCCCTCCAGGACTCCCGAGCCTACGGCGGGGGCTCGCTGGCCCCCCGTGAGGATGGCtccccttcatcctcctcctcctcctcttcctcctcgtcatCGTACGGCTCCTCGGGGAGCTTCCCCGGCCTGCAGCAGGTCCCCGCGGACGAGCGGCGCCGCGGCTCGCCCAGTAAAGCCGGCAGCAGCGTCACCA AGCTGAACGGGATGGTGCTGCTCTGCAAGGTCTGCGGGGACGTCGCCTCCGGCTTCCACTACGGCGTCCACGCCTGCGAGGGCTGCAAg GGCTTCTTCCGCCGCAGCATCCAGCAGAACATCCAGTACAAGAAGTGCCTCAAGAACGAGAACTGCTCCATCGTCCGCATCAACCGCAACCGCTGCCAGCAGTGCCGCTTCAAGAAGTGCCTGCTGGTCGGCATGTCCCGCGACG CGGTGCGCTTCGGGCGCATCCCCAAGCGGGAGAAGCAGCGGATGCTGGCGGAGATGCAGAGCGCCATGGGCGCCATGGCCAGCGTCGCGCCGGTGATGCCCGGCCCCGGCGAGGCTCCAGCACCGGGCGGGGGTcgcgcgccgctccccggccccccgccgctc cccccccccgcctgcttctcccagttcccccagcagCTGACGCCCCCCCGCTCGCCCAGCCCGGGGGGGGCCACCGAGGACGTCATCGCGCAGGTGGCCAAGGCCCACAAGGAGATCTTCGTCTACGCGCACGACaagctgggacccccccccgccctgcgaCAGCGGCCTCCTGCGCTGGGACGCGCCCCCCGCCtgggcccccggcccccccgagccccggctctgcccccccgCCTACCCCGACCCCCCGGTGCGGGGCTGCCCCTGGCCCCGCGGCACCAAGGACGTCTTGCCGGTGAGCGCCGTGGGATCTCCCGCTCCCCGGGTATTTTTAGCCGCTAATCGCGCTAATCGCctcgcggcggggccgggggagccccgcggTGCCGGGCTGAGCCGTGCCGTCACCCGCAGGCCTGCCCCATGAACAGCCACCCGCCCGGGCGCAGCGGGCGCTCGGTGCAGGAGATCTGGGAGGATTTCTCGCTCAGCTTCACGCCCGCCGTCCGCGAGGTGGTCGAGTTCGCCAAGCACATTCCCGGCTTCCAGGCCCTCTCCCAGCACGACCAGGTCACCCTGCTCAAGGCCGGCACCTTCGAG GTGCTGATGGTTCGCTTCGCCTCGCTGTTCGACGTGAAGGAGCAGACGGTGACGTTCATGAGCCGGACCAAGTACAGCCTGGAGGAGCTGTGGGGCATGGGCATGGGCGACCTGCTGGGCTCCATGTTCGAGTTCAGCGAGAAGCTCAGCGCCCTCGACCTCACCGATGAGGAGCTGGGGCTCTTCACCGCTGTCGTCCTGGTCTCGGCAG ACCGCTCGGGGATGGAGGACACGGCGTcggtggagcagctgcaggagacgCTGATCCGCGCCCTGCGCGCGCTGGTGCTGAAGACGCGCCCGGCCGAGACCTCGCGCTtcaccaagctgctgctgaagctgcccGACCTGCGCACCCTCAACAACCTCCACTCCGAGAAGCTGCTCTCCTTCCGCATCGAcgcccagtag